Within Pseudobacteroides sp., the genomic segment ATTTGAAGTTATAACTATGGTCGTGAGGCAAACAGCTTCATGGAGTCCCAATTTTCCTTCCTTAATCATTCTTTATTGTCCCCTTTCTTCCCAATCCAACCCCTTGCTATATGTGGCTGCATTTTTCTGTTTTGCGTGTTCATATAGTCTGGCCTGTCCTCTTGCTTCCAGATTGGCTGTCTCAGGAAAACATCCTTGCTTTTTGCTGATTTTGGAGCAACCGGTGAAAGGAATGGTACCCCAAAGGATTTCATACTGCATAAATACCCGCCTAAAACTGCAATTCCAGCAGAGATACCGTAAAACCCTGCAATTACTCCCAAAAGAATAAAAGCAAACCGCAGTATTCTTACTCCTGATGCAAGCGAATTTGAAGGTATGGCAAAATTTCCAAGACCCGTTATGGCAACAATAATTATCAGAATCGGGCTTACGATATTGGCTGCAACAGCCGCCTGCCCCAGTATCAAGGCTCCAATAATACCTAAAGTTGTGCCGATTATGCCCGGTACCCTTATTCCTGCTTCTCTTATGAGCTCAAAGGATAACTCCATAATCATTACTTCAACTATTGTGGGAAATGGTACGTTTTCTTCTGCTTTTATAATTGAAGCAAGCAAATCAGTAGGTATCATTTCTCTATGATATAGTATCAATGCAACATACAGACCTGGTAAAAATATGGCTAGCATCAAAGCAAAAAACCTTATTAACCTTAAAAATGTCCCATACTGCCATCTTGAGAACGAATCCTCCGAAGTATGCAAAAATGTAAAAAAAGTAACAGGTACTGTACTGGCAAGCGGTGAGCCTTCAGTTAAAATAACCGCCTGGCCTTCCATGAGGAAAGATACCGCCCTATCAGGACGTTCTGTATTTAAAACCTGTGGAAAAATCATAAACGGCATGTCTTCAATGAACTGCTCCAGCATCCCATTACCCATAATAAAGTCTGATTTAATGCTACAGATTCTTTTTTTTACTTCTTTCACCAATTCTGGAGAAGTGACACCATCAAGGTACATTAATGCACAGCTTGAATTATTCATCCCACCTATAGGAAGAATCTCAGTTACAAGCTCTTTATTTTTCAGCATGCGCCGTATTAATGTAATATTGGTACGCAGGTTTTCGGTAAATGCCTCCTGTGGACCGCTTATAACATTTTCTGCCACAGGTTTATCAACGCTTCTCTTTTCATATCCTTTGCTTTCGATCAGCAAGCATTCCTCGCAGCCTTCAACAAAAAGTGCTGTAAGGCCATTTAG encodes:
- a CDS encoding spore germination protein, whose protein sequence is MKIFQYKEPKNNSNFELLENEYEGLKSEDIEAPVPNNQNENPKEDKSRKFKKPLHIKEWNEVKEESENQPATPENLVDFSLQVNLQRIKKEFRLPKNNDIVLREFKVAGNTDACIVFVDGMIDKNIINDYILRPLMKEENFAKFHDGCLLKYIADNVISVNDLYKAKEYQTEIIPKLLNGLTALFVEGCEECLLIESKGYEKRSVDKPVAENVISGPQEAFTENLRTNITLIRRMLKNKELVTEILPIGGMNNSSCALMYLDGVTSPELVKEVKKRICSIKSDFIMGNGMLEQFIEDMPFMIFPQVLNTERPDRAVSFLMEGQAVILTEGSPLASTVPVTFFTFLHTSEDSFSRWQYGTFLRLIRFFALMLAIFLPGLYVALILYHREMIPTDLLASIIKAEENVPFPTIVEVMIMELSFELIREAGIRVPGIIGTTLGIIGALILGQAAVAANIVSPILIIIVAITGLGNFAIPSNSLASGVRILRFAFILLGVIAGFYGISAGIAVLGGYLCSMKSFGVPFLSPVAPKSAKSKDVFLRQPIWKQEDRPDYMNTQNRKMQPHIARGWIGKKGDNKE